From one Candidatus Anoxymicrobium japonicum genomic stretch:
- a CDS encoding SAM-dependent methyltransferase: MNDLDLTGERTLPGISRENYWYTRHVVAYEHALAMARGKSVIDIGCGEGYGAAILTGEAASVLGIDIAHEVVSHARDTYHASNLSFEVMDVNRLELADASFDLAVSFQVVEHLADVSGYFAGIARVLKPGGVAFLTTPNRLTISKGSDRPVNPFHLREYTPDEFARTLEAHFETVEVSGIFHAGWLSFNERLPVVDFIKIYEMSKANPRYWTHRALTPLVRPRDFRVGGGDLSRCLDICAVCTAANALMRNGRP, encoded by the coding sequence ATGAACGACCTCGATCTGACCGGCGAGCGAACGCTTCCCGGCATCTCCCGCGAAAACTACTGGTACACGCGGCACGTCGTCGCCTATGAGCACGCGCTCGCTATGGCGCGTGGAAAGAGCGTAATAGACATCGGATGCGGTGAGGGGTACGGCGCCGCGATCCTGACAGGCGAAGCGGCGAGTGTGCTTGGCATAGATATCGCCCACGAGGTTGTCTCCCACGCGAGGGACACGTATCACGCGTCGAACCTATCCTTTGAGGTCATGGACGTCAACCGCCTGGAGCTCGCCGACGCGTCATTCGACCTTGCCGTCTCTTTCCAGGTGGTCGAGCACCTGGCGGACGTTTCAGGATACTTCGCCGGAATAGCGCGTGTATTGAAACCAGGTGGAGTGGCGTTTCTCACGACACCAAATCGACTCACCATCTCCAAGGGAAGCGATCGGCCGGTGAACCCGTTCCACCTTCGCGAGTACACGCCTGACGAGTTCGCCCGGACACTCGAAGCTCACTTCGAGACAGTGGAGGTGTCGGGGATATTCCACGCGGGCTGGCTATCGTTCAACGAGCGATTGCCCGTGGTCGATTTCATCAAGATATACGAGATGAGCAAAGCCAACCCGAGGTACTGGACTCACCGCGCCCTGACCCCGCTCGTCCGCCCCCGAGACTTCAGAGTTGGAGGAGGCGACCTGTCGCGTTGCCTCGATATCTGTGCCGTATGCACGGCGGCGAATGCTTTGATGAGGAACGGCAGGCCGTGA
- a CDS encoding glycosyl transferase family 1 yields MRVLLLSWEYPPRIVGGLGRHVYHLATSLAAQGIKVHVVTKDHPGAPEYEESEGVHVYRVVNYPPDIPQDEWVSWTLQFNVALLEKAVALINDLKSVNVIHAHDWLVAHAATSLKHAYKIPLVATIHATEYGRHQGHLPGPMNKLIHQVEWWLMFESARTICCSQYMMDQLTDVFQLPPEKVEVIPNGIDRTSFKRDATIDLCRKKYVPPGDKLVFFVGRLVYEKGVQTVIEAMPLILKKIPNVTFVVAGSGPHLNQLKSLVSALGLGEKIIFTGHLDTDALCAFYKSADLTVVPSLYEPFGMVVLESMAMGTPTIVADTGGLSEIVAHEETGLKFEPGNPDSLAGAMLRVLEDPELNARITSDAMSYMGDTYNWSQITRRTLDVYRRAERGYEYSPRTLKLCPPLPFDATG; encoded by the coding sequence ATGCGAGTGCTGCTCTTGAGCTGGGAGTACCCGCCGCGCATCGTGGGCGGCCTTGGAAGGCATGTCTATCATCTGGCGACATCGCTCGCGGCGCAGGGCATCAAGGTTCACGTGGTTACCAAAGATCACCCGGGGGCGCCTGAGTACGAGGAGTCCGAGGGCGTGCACGTCTATCGCGTGGTCAACTATCCGCCTGATATCCCGCAAGACGAATGGGTATCCTGGACGTTGCAGTTCAACGTCGCTCTGCTGGAGAAGGCCGTAGCGCTCATCAACGACCTCAAGAGCGTAAATGTCATCCACGCGCACGACTGGCTGGTAGCCCACGCGGCCACGAGTCTCAAGCACGCGTACAAGATCCCGCTCGTCGCGACGATTCACGCGACGGAGTACGGGCGCCACCAGGGTCACCTGCCCGGGCCCATGAACAAGCTCATCCACCAGGTCGAGTGGTGGCTGATGTTCGAGTCGGCGAGAACCATCTGTTGCAGCCAGTACATGATGGATCAACTCACGGACGTCTTCCAGCTTCCTCCCGAGAAGGTGGAGGTCATCCCGAACGGGATAGACCGGACAAGCTTCAAGCGCGACGCCACCATCGACCTGTGTCGCAAGAAGTACGTGCCACCGGGCGACAAACTGGTCTTCTTCGTCGGTCGGCTGGTCTATGAGAAAGGCGTGCAGACGGTTATCGAGGCCATGCCTCTCATTTTGAAAAAGATCCCGAACGTGACATTTGTCGTCGCGGGGAGCGGCCCTCACCTCAACCAACTCAAGTCGCTCGTCAGCGCTTTGGGTCTGGGCGAGAAAATTATATTCACGGGGCACCTGGACACTGACGCGCTTTGCGCGTTTTACAAAAGCGCGGATCTCACAGTCGTTCCAAGCCTGTACGAGCCATTCGGCATGGTCGTGCTCGAATCGATGGCGATGGGAACACCCACCATTGTGGCCGATACGGGGGGGCTATCGGAGATCGTAGCCCACGAGGAAACGGGCCTCAAGTTCGAGCCCGGCAACCCCGACTCGCTCGCGGGCGCCATGCTCCGCGTTCTCGAAGATCCGGAGTTGAACGCCCGCATCACCTCCGACGCGATGTCATACATGGGTGATACGTACAACTGGAGTCAGATCACCAGGCGCACCCTCGATGTTTACCGGCGCGCCGAGCGCGGCTACGAGTACAGCCCGCGCACCCTCAAGCTCTGCCCTCCCCTGCCCTTTGATGCCACCGGCTAG